One Peromyscus leucopus breed LL Stock chromosome 2, UCI_PerLeu_2.1, whole genome shotgun sequence DNA window includes the following coding sequences:
- the LOC114682523 gene encoding SOSS complex subunit C isoform X1: MAANPSGQGFQNKNRVAILAELDKEKRKLLMQNQSSASHPGASISLSRPSLNKDFRDHAEQQHIAAQQKAALQHAHAHSSGYFITQDSAFGNLILPVLPRLDPE, from the exons gttttcaaaataaaaacagagttgCGATTTTGGCTGAActggacaaagagaaaagaaaattacttatGCAGAACCAATCTTCAGCAAGTCACCCTGGAGCTAG CATCTCCCTCTCCAGACCCTCTCTTAATAAGGACTTTCGGGATCATGCTGAGCAGCAGCACATTGCAGCCCAGCAGAAGGCAGCCCTGCAG CATGCTCACGCACATTCATCCGGATACTTCATAACTCAAGACTCAGCGTTCGGGAATCTCATTCTCCCTGTTTTACCTCGCCTTGACCCAGAATGA
- the LOC114682523 gene encoding SOSS complex subunit C isoform X2 gives MQNQSSASHPGASISLSRPSLNKDFRDHAEQQHIAAQQKAALQHAHAHSSGYFITQDSAFGNLILPVLPRLDPE, from the exons atGCAGAACCAATCTTCAGCAAGTCACCCTGGAGCTAG CATCTCCCTCTCCAGACCCTCTCTTAATAAGGACTTTCGGGATCATGCTGAGCAGCAGCACATTGCAGCCCAGCAGAAGGCAGCCCTGCAG CATGCTCACGCACATTCATCCGGATACTTCATAACTCAAGACTCAGCGTTCGGGAATCTCATTCTCCCTGTTTTACCTCGCCTTGACCCAGAATGA